In one Roseburia intestinalis L1-82 genomic region, the following are encoded:
- a CDS encoding ABC transporter ATP-binding protein produces METINAIEVKGLWAAYEDRMIIEEMNLKIPKGNITIIIGANGCGKSTLLKVISRILPAKRGEVRIDGMDIRKEKAEHIAKKVAVLPQTPTCPDAITVRELVSYGRFPYRKAIGGMSRHDIEQVDWALEKTGLTEISGRPVTELSGGQRQRAWIAMTLAQETEMILLDEPTTYLDMAYQLDVLQLLERMNREKQLTIVMVLHDLNEACRFADHIIGLKNGKVVCEGRPADVITRENIREIYGIDAKLVMSDGGYPICMEFDRVIKTL; encoded by the coding sequence ATGGAAACAATAAATGCGATAGAGGTAAAAGGACTCTGGGCGGCATATGAGGATCGCATGATCATAGAGGAGATGAATTTAAAAATACCGAAGGGAAACATCACGATCATTATCGGTGCAAACGGCTGTGGAAAATCCACGCTGTTGAAAGTGATTTCAAGAATTTTGCCTGCAAAGAGGGGTGAAGTCCGGATTGATGGAATGGATATCCGCAAAGAAAAAGCAGAACATATCGCCAAAAAAGTTGCTGTTCTCCCGCAGACTCCGACCTGTCCGGATGCAATTACCGTGCGTGAGCTGGTTTCCTACGGACGTTTTCCTTACCGCAAAGCGATTGGAGGCATGAGCCGCCACGACATAGAGCAGGTGGACTGGGCACTTGAAAAAACAGGTCTGACAGAAATTTCCGGCCGCCCTGTGACAGAATTATCCGGCGGACAGAGACAGCGCGCATGGATCGCCATGACACTTGCGCAGGAGACGGAAATGATCTTGCTTGATGAGCCGACGACATATCTGGATATGGCATATCAGCTGGACGTGCTGCAGCTTTTAGAGCGCATGAATCGGGAAAAACAGCTTACGATCGTGATGGTGCTGCATGACTTAAACGAAGCCTGCCGCTTTGCAGATCACATTATTGGACTGAAAAATGGTAAGGTTGTCTGTGAGGGAAGACCGGCAGATGTGATCACGAGGGAAAATATCCGGGAAATTTATGGGATTGATGCAAAACTGGTGATGAGTGATGGAGGATACCCGATCTGTATGGAATTTGACAGAGTTATAAAAACTTTATGA
- a CDS encoding FecCD family ABC transporter permease — MKKRKTAVFACVIVLFFCAILLGLCWGSYEISVHEVIATLLGNGTKIQNTAIFGIRLPRILLGIFVAAGLAISGGVLQTMTRNELADPGIIGINAGGATAAVLFIQFQTNAYFSELGTFSIYLLPLMAISGALVAAFCIYFLSSRKGLKPKRLLLTGIGINAGLNAFITFFMFKGGPGDYNRVMIWTSGSLWGAGWAYVRALVPVILLGGAYIFYKGRMLDALSFSDETAIGWGISIERERKKMLLCAVILAGASTAFAGNIGFIGLLAPHAAKKVVGNGHRVSLLLASLIAAVMLIFADTVARNLFSPIEIPAGIAVSLVGVPYFVYLMWKE, encoded by the coding sequence ATGAAAAAAAGAAAAACAGCAGTTTTTGCGTGCGTGATTGTATTGTTTTTCTGTGCCATCCTTTTAGGACTTTGCTGGGGAAGTTATGAGATATCGGTGCATGAGGTCATTGCGACGCTGCTTGGAAATGGAACCAAAATACAGAATACGGCAATTTTTGGAATCCGTTTACCGCGTATCCTGCTTGGTATTTTTGTGGCGGCAGGGCTTGCGATATCGGGCGGTGTTTTACAGACAATGACAAGGAATGAGCTCGCTGACCCGGGAATCATCGGCATCAATGCGGGTGGTGCAACGGCAGCAGTGCTGTTTATCCAGTTTCAGACGAACGCATATTTCAGTGAACTTGGGACATTTTCTATTTACCTGCTTCCACTGATGGCAATTTCAGGGGCACTTGTGGCAGCATTTTGTATTTATTTTCTTTCCAGCAGGAAAGGATTAAAACCAAAACGTCTGCTTTTGACCGGAATTGGGATCAATGCCGGACTAAATGCGTTTATCACTTTTTTTATGTTCAAGGGAGGTCCTGGGGATTACAACCGGGTAATGATCTGGACGTCCGGCTCACTCTGGGGGGCCGGATGGGCATACGTCAGAGCTTTGGTACCCGTGATTTTACTTGGTGGGGCATATATTTTTTATAAAGGCCGAATGTTGGACGCATTAAGTTTTTCGGATGAAACGGCGATTGGCTGGGGAATTTCCATCGAGCGTGAACGGAAAAAAATGTTGCTCTGTGCAGTTATTCTTGCGGGAGCATCGACTGCATTTGCCGGAAATATCGGCTTTATCGGACTGCTTGCGCCGCATGCAGCAAAAAAAGTTGTTGGAAACGGACACCGGGTATCACTGCTTCTTGCGTCTTTGATCGCTGCAGTCATGCTGATTTTTGCAGATACGGTCGCAAGAAATTTATTTTCACCAATCGAGATTCCGGCGGGAATTGCGGTGTCGCTGGTTGGTGTACCGTATTTTGTATACCTGATGTGGAAGGAGTAG
- a CDS encoding FecCD family ABC transporter permease, translating to MERQRIKRTWGVAIAGVCLLIPGILLAVCMGAMEILLVDIWNGIFHNTGSLTDMMIRDVRLPRVICVLVTGGILGMTGAMMQGVTRNPIAEPSLLGISQGATLFVALLYASGIGATAGNTLLAALLGAFFSGVPVLIFTMKNPGNLSITKLLLAGTAMSTFFTALTSVAGLLSNQSQMVGFWVSGGFRGATWLDVKIILAVGIPGFLAAVLLAPKINVISLGDDMATGLGIHPQRVRLITILLMIPLCAAAVVVGKTIGFVGLMIPQTIRLFAGTDYRRVIPLSFLCGAVLLTYADIAARMIYQPYEVPIGIFTAMLGVPFFLYMAGKERG from the coding sequence ATGGAACGGCAAAGAATTAAGCGGACCTGGGGTGTTGCGATTGCAGGTGTCTGTCTGCTGATACCGGGAATTTTGCTTGCGGTCTGTATGGGCGCCATGGAGATTCTGCTGGTGGATATCTGGAATGGCATTTTTCATAATACAGGATCTCTTACGGATATGATGATCCGCGACGTACGGCTTCCGAGGGTGATCTGTGTACTGGTGACAGGCGGTATCCTTGGAATGACCGGAGCAATGATGCAGGGGGTGACGCGAAATCCGATTGCGGAACCGTCACTGCTCGGAATCAGTCAGGGGGCGACGCTTTTTGTCGCCCTTCTTTACGCATCAGGAATTGGTGCAACTGCAGGAAATACGCTGCTTGCAGCATTGCTTGGAGCGTTTTTTTCCGGTGTGCCTGTACTTATATTTACCATGAAAAATCCGGGAAATTTAAGCATTACAAAATTACTTTTAGCGGGAACGGCAATGAGTACTTTTTTTACGGCACTCACTTCGGTGGCGGGCCTTTTGTCGAATCAGTCACAGATGGTTGGATTCTGGGTATCCGGTGGATTTCGCGGGGCAACGTGGCTGGATGTAAAAATTATTTTAGCGGTAGGGATACCGGGATTTTTAGCAGCAGTGCTCCTTGCACCGAAAATTAATGTGATCAGTCTCGGAGATGATATGGCAACCGGACTTGGTATCCATCCGCAGAGGGTGCGCCTTATCACAATTCTTTTGATGATTCCGTTATGTGCGGCAGCAGTGGTGGTGGGAAAAACAATAGGTTTTGTCGGACTTATGATTCCACAAACGATAAGGTTGTTTGCCGGCACAGATTACAGGCGGGTAATTCCGCTTAGTTTTCTGTGTGGCGCAGTACTTTTAACTTATGCGGATATTGCAGCGCGCATGATTTATCAGCCATATGAAGTACCGATTGGAATTTTTACAGCAATGCTTGGAGTGCCGTTCTTTTTGTATATGGCAGGAAAGGAGCGGGGATGA
- a CDS encoding iron-hydroxamate ABC transporter substrate-binding protein — MKKNHLFSIITAGMLTITLLAGCGNTGSNANADTGSNTNTVQESTEDQASAVPESEAQITGEGQNGETIIVTDVRGEVEIPADPQRIVDLSGNSDILSILGYSVVGTANSDAYDYTKFPTYLEDTLQGAEILGYSMQDTMDIEAVMNLDPDLIIISTVQEKMYDQLSEIAPTVMIQLEALNWKEDIRTLAQVFGREDAADQWISAYEEKAKEAGEAVRAAYGEDTSYLSFLASGGQFFVFTGAGFGSVLYEDMGLAKPEGLPEQSDISLPVVTYEGLASIGADYIFLMATDEDKAELDQNAVWNSLPAVQSGQVVELPASPYFNQGYSPIGRELLLDEILEMLDGTAKN, encoded by the coding sequence ATGAAAAAAAATCATTTATTTTCCATTATCACGGCAGGTATGCTTACCATCACCCTGTTAGCGGGATGTGGGAATACAGGCAGCAACGCAAATGCAGACACAGGAAGTAACACAAATACGGTGCAGGAGAGTACAGAGGATCAGGCATCCGCAGTACCGGAGAGCGAAGCGCAGATAACCGGGGAAGGACAAAATGGTGAGACAATTATTGTGACGGACGTCCGCGGTGAGGTGGAGATTCCGGCAGATCCTCAGAGGATCGTAGATTTAAGCGGCAACAGTGATATCTTATCGATCCTTGGCTATTCCGTTGTGGGAACCGCAAACAGTGATGCTTATGACTATACAAAATTCCCAACCTATCTTGAGGATACATTACAGGGAGCTGAAATTTTAGGTTACAGTATGCAGGATACGATGGATATTGAGGCAGTCATGAATTTAGATCCGGACCTGATTATCATTTCCACGGTTCAGGAAAAAATGTATGACCAGCTTTCTGAGATCGCACCGACAGTCATGATCCAGTTAGAAGCGCTGAACTGGAAAGAAGATATCCGCACGCTTGCACAGGTATTTGGCAGAGAGGATGCGGCAGATCAGTGGATCAGTGCATATGAAGAGAAGGCGAAAGAAGCAGGAGAAGCAGTTCGTGCTGCGTATGGAGAGGATACCAGTTATCTGTCATTTTTAGCGAGCGGTGGACAGTTCTTTGTATTCACAGGTGCCGGATTTGGAAGTGTGCTTTATGAAGATATGGGACTTGCAAAACCGGAAGGTCTGCCGGAGCAGAGTGATATTTCCCTGCCGGTCGTAACATATGAAGGTCTGGCATCGATCGGAGCAGATTATATTTTCCTGATGGCAACGGATGAAGACAAAGCAGAACTTGACCAGAATGCAGTCTGGAATAGTCTGCCGGCAGTACAGAGCGGACAGGTGGTAGAACTTCCGGCATCACCGTATTTTAATCAGGGTTACAGTCCGATCGGACGTGAGCTGCTTTTAGATGAGATTTTGGAGATGTTAGATGGAACGGCAAAGAATTAA
- a CDS encoding helix-turn-helix domain-containing protein, whose amino-acid sequence MLVSSTDEFQAFMFEQLHFLPDVKDNYTCYSDREHPESGYCCIYCREGCYQLGIADYTIPEDFSVSFRNPARQLRFGVMLSGKTHFKLYQKDAASFTPSSFIVLEENIKGQQAWRAGDHFHGLELTVSADFIENILHPVFPDCVSLSAFEANYTYKMLPTGVINLLNQMHFLHEKDALTPLYLEGLILQCLALLAEEFEENSSHVIAPKSVPAGTLPATSVRTAINKAGQQHIPHGKVMHTIKVSDTRTITLSTADLSAVHLAHDILTEKYKNPPTVHELSEQVSLSMQKLNYAFLHEYDTTISDYIISLKMEYGAKLLSETLLGIDEIALQCGYHYPANFIRMFKKYYGVTPLQFRKFITR is encoded by the coding sequence ATGCTTGTTTCAAGTACAGATGAATTTCAGGCTTTTATGTTTGAACAGCTTCATTTCTTACCGGATGTGAAAGACAATTATACATGTTATAGTGACAGGGAACACCCGGAAAGCGGGTATTGCTGTATCTATTGCCGCGAGGGGTGTTATCAGCTTGGGATTGCGGATTATACGATTCCGGAGGATTTTTCGGTTTCTTTTCGGAATCCTGCGAGACAGCTTCGGTTTGGGGTAATGCTTTCCGGGAAGACGCATTTTAAGCTTTATCAAAAGGATGCGGCTTCTTTTACACCTTCTTCTTTTATTGTGCTGGAGGAAAATATCAAAGGCCAGCAGGCATGGCGTGCCGGGGACCATTTTCACGGACTGGAACTGACGGTTTCGGCTGATTTCATAGAAAATATTCTTCATCCTGTTTTTCCTGACTGTGTCAGTCTGTCCGCGTTTGAGGCAAATTATACCTATAAAATGCTCCCCACCGGAGTGATCAATCTGCTGAACCAGATGCATTTTCTGCATGAAAAGGATGCGCTTACACCGCTGTATTTAGAAGGACTGATCTTACAGTGTCTCGCACTGCTTGCAGAAGAATTTGAGGAAAACTCATCTCATGTGATTGCACCCAAATCTGTTCCTGCCGGAACTTTGCCTGCAACATCTGTGCGGACCGCAATAAATAAAGCTGGTCAACAACATATTCCACATGGCAAAGTAATGCACACAATAAAAGTCAGCGATACAAGAACGATTACGCTCTCAACCGCTGACCTTTCTGCTGTGCACCTCGCACACGATATTCTGACTGAAAAATATAAAAACCCGCCCACCGTCCATGAACTGAGTGAGCAGGTTTCTTTATCCATGCAAAAACTAAATTATGCGTTTCTCCACGAATACGACACGACCATTTCCGACTATATTATCTCTCTTAAGATGGAATATGGGGCAAAACTGTTAAGTGAAACACTCCTTGGCATCGATGAAATTGCATTACAGTGCGGTTATCATTACCCCGCTAATTTTATACGGATGTTTAAAAAATATTATGGGGTGACACCTTTGCAGTTTCGGAAATTCATCACCAGATAA
- the lgt gene encoding prolipoprotein diacylglyceryl transferase, with the protein MFNDIKIGPVTFHMYGLMIAIGFAAALMMCLKRGKKRGLNEDIIYGIFFCAIFGGMIGCRLLYYIVEIPEILKDPSILWNFKNGYVVYGGIIGGALASLIYCRVKKERFLPYFDLVMPAVSFAQGFGRLGCFFAGCCYGRETDSWFSITFTHSDFAPNGVKLLPTQLMSSAGDFLICGLLLLYAGRKPKEGQVAAGYMVLYGIGRFIIEFFRNDYRGSIGVLSTSQIISIGVVAAGVVFYLVMNFRNCKGVTP; encoded by the coding sequence ATGTTTAATGATATAAAGATAGGACCGGTTACATTTCATATGTATGGTCTTATGATTGCGATCGGTTTTGCAGCGGCACTTATGATGTGTTTAAAGCGTGGAAAAAAACGTGGCTTGAACGAGGATATTATCTATGGAATCTTCTTCTGCGCAATCTTCGGTGGAATGATCGGCTGCAGGCTGCTCTATTATATTGTAGAGATCCCGGAGATTTTAAAAGATCCGTCCATACTCTGGAACTTTAAAAACGGATACGTTGTTTACGGCGGGATCATCGGCGGTGCGCTGGCCAGCCTGATCTACTGTCGTGTCAAAAAAGAACGTTTTCTGCCGTACTTTGATCTTGTGATGCCTGCTGTATCATTTGCACAGGGATTCGGGCGTCTCGGCTGTTTCTTTGCAGGCTGCTGCTACGGCAGGGAGACGGATTCGTGGTTTAGCATCACATTTACCCACTCCGACTTTGCTCCGAACGGTGTAAAACTTCTGCCGACACAGCTGATGTCATCTGCCGGGGATTTCCTGATCTGCGGACTGTTACTGCTCTATGCGGGAAGAAAACCGAAAGAGGGACAGGTCGCAGCAGGATATATGGTGCTTTACGGAATCGGAAGATTTATTATTGAATTTTTCCGGAACGACTACCGCGGAAGCATTGGAGTGCTTTCCACATCACAGATCATTTCGATCGGAGTTGTGGCAGCGGGAGTTGTGTTTTATCTGGTGATGAATTTCCGAAACTGCAAAGGTGTCACCCCATAA
- a CDS encoding tRNA1(Val) (adenine(37)-N6)-methyltransferase — translation MPNNLVYEQERLDELHRNGYFIIQDPKRFCFGMDAVLLSGFAKAKKGERVLDLGTGTGIIPILMEAKTEAEDFKALEIQEESADMARRSVCYNHLEDKIEIVTGDIKEASAIFGASSFDVITTNPPYMIGTHGQNSPSAAKAIARHEVLCTLDDILRETAKMLVPGGRFYMVHRPFRLAEIMSKMVEYKIEPKRMQLVYPFVDKEPNMVLIEGLRGGKSRLAVEKPLIVYKEQGVYTDEIYDIYGY, via the coding sequence ATGCCAAATAATCTGGTTTATGAACAGGAGAGACTTGATGAACTGCATCGCAACGGCTATTTTATCATTCAGGATCCGAAAAGGTTCTGTTTTGGGATGGATGCCGTTTTGCTTTCCGGGTTTGCAAAGGCAAAAAAAGGGGAGCGCGTGCTCGATCTTGGTACCGGTACGGGAATTATCCCGATCCTGATGGAAGCCAAAACAGAAGCAGAAGATTTTAAGGCGCTTGAGATCCAGGAAGAAAGTGCGGATATGGCACGCCGGAGCGTGTGCTATAACCATCTTGAGGATAAGATCGAGATCGTGACCGGAGATATCAAGGAGGCATCTGCGATATTTGGAGCATCTTCGTTTGATGTGATCACCACAAATCCGCCGTATATGATCGGGACACATGGACAAAATTCGCCGTCTGCGGCAAAGGCGATCGCCAGACATGAAGTGCTATGTACACTGGATGATATTTTGCGGGAAACCGCGAAAATGCTTGTGCCGGGAGGCAGGTTTTATATGGTGCACCGGCCGTTCCGTCTCGCAGAGATCATGAGTAAAATGGTCGAGTACAAGATCGAGCCGAAGCGCATGCAGCTTGTCTATCCGTTCGTGGATAAAGAACCGAATATGGTGCTGATCGAGGGGCTGCGCGGTGGAAAATCAAGACTTGCCGTGGAAAAACCGCTGATCGTTTATAAAGAACAGGGCGTGTATACAGATGAGATTTATGATATTTATGGGTATTAA
- a CDS encoding PSP1 domain-containing protein produces MIKIVGVRFRNAGKIYYFGPGNLDLTAGMHVIVETARGVELGTVMIPTREVNDDSVIQPLKPVIRIATEADEKTALKNREKEKEAFKICLEKIAKHKLDMKLVEAEYTFDNNKLLFYFTADGRIDFRELVKDLAAVFRTRIELRQIGVRDETKIMGGIGICGRELCCHSYLSEFVPVSIKMAKEQNLSLNPTKISGVCGRLMCCLKNEEETYEYLNSRLPNVGDYVTTDDGLKGEVSSVSVLRQMVKVLVEVDDEKEIRDYSVDQLKFKSKRRRDHVKLTAQELKELSALEDKGGKSKIDDAK; encoded by the coding sequence ATGATAAAAATAGTAGGAGTCCGTTTCCGGAATGCCGGTAAAATTTATTATTTCGGACCGGGAAATCTGGATCTGACTGCAGGAATGCACGTAATTGTGGAAACTGCGCGTGGAGTGGAGCTGGGAACAGTCATGATACCGACAAGGGAAGTGAATGATGACAGCGTGATCCAGCCGTTAAAACCGGTCATCCGTATTGCAACGGAGGCAGATGAAAAGACAGCATTAAAGAACCGTGAAAAAGAAAAAGAGGCATTTAAGATCTGCCTGGAAAAGATAGCAAAACATAAGCTTGATATGAAGCTGGTGGAGGCGGAGTACACGTTTGACAATAATAAGCTGCTCTTTTATTTTACGGCGGACGGACGTATCGATTTCCGCGAGCTGGTAAAAGATCTTGCAGCGGTTTTCCGGACCAGAATCGAGCTGCGCCAGATCGGTGTCCGTGATGAGACAAAGATCATGGGTGGGATTGGAATCTGTGGAAGAGAACTTTGCTGTCATTCCTATCTTTCCGAGTTTGTCCCGGTATCCATCAAGATGGCAAAAGAGCAGAATCTGTCCTTAAATCCGACAAAGATTTCCGGTGTCTGTGGACGCCTGATGTGCTGTCTGAAAAATGAAGAAGAAACTTATGAATATTTAAACAGCCGTCTGCCAAATGTGGGGGATTATGTGACCACGGATGATGGCTTAAAGGGAGAGGTATCTTCCGTCAGTGTACTGCGCCAGATGGTCAAAGTACTCGTGGAAGTGGATGACGAAAAGGAAATCCGTGATTACTCTGTGGATCAGCTGAAATTCAAGTCAAAACGCAGAAGAGATCATGTAAAGCTGACTGCGCAGGAATTAAAGGAACTTTCCGCATTAGAAGATAAGGGAGGAAAATCCAAAATTGACGATGCCAAATAA
- a CDS encoding DNA polymerase III subunit, with amino-acid sequence MPAFKDIVGHEQIIEHLQNAITMDKVSHAYILNGPDKSGKMMIAEAFAQTLQCEAVNKKLEELAGETESERIENKFTAEPCMECHSCKQAAGKNQPDIIYVSHEKPNTISVDDIRTQLNNDIVIKPYSSKHKIYIVDEAEKMNQQAQNALLKTIEEPPAYAVILLLTTNAESFLPTILSRCVTLNLKAVPDEKIKKFLMAHYQIPDYQADVCVAFAQGNVGKAIQLAASDDFNELKASALQLIKRLHDIDLYEMTEAVKQISEYKLQINDYFDLMMIWYRDVLYYKATKDVNGLIFKDEVYDIKRQAEQSSYNGIEEILQALSKAQVRLNANVNFDLVIELLLLTIKEN; translated from the coding sequence ATGCCAGCATTTAAGGACATCGTTGGACATGAGCAGATCATAGAACATCTGCAGAATGCGATTACCATGGATAAAGTTTCACATGCTTATATATTAAACGGACCGGACAAATCAGGAAAAATGATGATCGCAGAAGCATTTGCACAGACGCTGCAGTGTGAGGCAGTAAATAAAAAGTTAGAGGAACTTGCAGGTGAGACAGAATCTGAAAGAATAGAAAATAAATTTACAGCGGAGCCATGTATGGAGTGTCATTCCTGTAAACAGGCGGCGGGCAAAAACCAGCCGGATATCATCTATGTCAGCCATGAGAAGCCGAATACGATTTCGGTAGACGATATCCGTACACAGTTAAACAATGACATTGTCATTAAGCCATACAGCAGCAAACATAAGATTTATATTGTGGATGAAGCGGAAAAAATGAACCAGCAGGCGCAGAACGCACTGTTAAAGACAATCGAGGAGCCGCCTGCATATGCGGTGATCCTGCTTTTGACCACCAATGCGGAGAGTTTTCTTCCGACGATCTTATCCCGCTGTGTGACGCTGAATTTAAAGGCGGTGCCGGATGAGAAGATCAAAAAATTTCTGATGGCACATTACCAGATTCCGGATTACCAGGCAGATGTCTGCGTGGCATTTGCACAGGGAAATGTCGGAAAAGCGATCCAGCTTGCAGCATCGGATGATTTTAATGAATTAAAGGCATCTGCGCTTCAGCTCATCAAGCGTCTGCACGACATCGACCTCTATGAGATGACAGAGGCGGTAAAGCAGATCAGTGAATATAAGCTTCAGATCAACGATTACTTTGATCTTATGATGATCTGGTATCGTGATGTACTTTATTATAAAGCAACAAAGGATGTAAACGGCCTTATTTTCAAGGATGAGGTCTATGACATAAAAAGACAGGCAGAGCAGAGTTCTTACAATGGAATCGAAGAAATTTTACAGGCACTGTCAAAAGCACAGGTGCGTTTAAACGCAAATGTAAATTTTGATCTGGTGATCGAGCTGCTTCTGCTGACCATAAAGGAGAATTAA
- a CDS encoding YaaR family protein, producing the protein MDINKLNHVTEVTQVPDTNQNVQGDGSFKFTLASAITDADLQAKVDMLLSDITAQGNRIAQHMDIRDMKKYRGLIREFMNEVVFRSHKFSRENFLDRRGRHRVYGLIKLIDSNLDELAQELVKDEKDHIAILSKIGEIRGLILDILT; encoded by the coding sequence TTGGATATTAACAAATTAAATCATGTAACAGAGGTTACACAGGTACCGGATACCAATCAGAATGTACAGGGAGATGGTTCCTTTAAGTTTACGCTTGCGAGTGCGATCACGGATGCGGATCTGCAGGCAAAAGTGGACATGCTTCTTTCTGACATTACAGCGCAGGGCAACCGTATTGCGCAGCATATGGATATCCGTGATATGAAAAAATACCGCGGTCTGATCCGTGAATTTATGAATGAAGTGGTATTCCGGTCCCACAAGTTTTCCAGGGAGAATTTTCTTGACCGGAGAGGACGCCACAGAGTGTACGGTCTGATCAAGCTGATCGATTCGAATCTGGATGAACTGGCGCAGGAGCTGGTAAAGGATGAGAAAGACCACATCGCGATTTTAAGTAAGATCGGAGAGATAAGGGGATTGATATTAGATATCCTCACCTGA
- a CDS encoding nucleoside/nucleotide kinase family protein, translating to MGKIYYMMGKSSSGKDTLYGMLMKDEKLRLKTVVPYTTRPMRAGEENGVSYYFCDEDTVEKLEAEGKIIELRAYHTIHGIWKYFTVADHQVDLDHQSYLLIGTLESYLKIREYFGTENVVPIYIEVEDGMRLQRALERERRQENPKYEELCRRFLADEKDFSEEKLKEAGITKRFCNESLEETENAIAAYIEEQE from the coding sequence ATGGGAAAAATATATTACATGATGGGAAAAAGCTCATCCGGTAAAGATACTTTGTACGGGATGCTGATGAAAGATGAGAAACTCAGGTTAAAGACTGTGGTTCCGTACACGACAAGACCGATGCGTGCCGGGGAAGAAAACGGTGTATCATATTATTTCTGTGATGAAGATACAGTGGAAAAGCTTGAAGCAGAGGGGAAAATTATCGAATTGCGTGCGTATCATACGATCCACGGCATCTGGAAGTACTTTACGGTGGCAGACCATCAGGTTGATTTAGACCATCAGAGTTATCTTCTGATCGGAACGTTAGAGTCCTATCTTAAGATACGGGAATACTTCGGAACGGAGAACGTTGTTCCGATATATATAGAAGTAGAGGATGGTATGCGCTTACAGCGTGCGCTTGAGAGAGAGCGGAGGCAGGAAAATCCGAAATATGAGGAATTATGCCGGCGGTTTCTTGCGGATGAAAAAGATTTTTCCGAGGAAAAATTAAAAGAAGCAGGAATCACAAAAAGATTTTGCAATGAGTCGTTAGAAGAGACGGAGAATGCGATCGCTGCGTATATCGAAGAGCAGGAATAG